A stretch of DNA from Bradyrhizobium algeriense:
CTGTGTAGAGCGGCTTCAGGATCGGTTCCAGCAGCGGGCCGGTGGTATCGTCGGGACGGCCATCGATGGCGGCCTGCGCCTGCGCATAGTGCAGCTTGGCGGCTGAGCGCATCAGCACGCGATGAAAGCTGTGCGAACGCTTGCGGCCATCGGGGCCGATCACCATCCGCACCGCGAGCGCGCCGCGTGGCTGGCCTGGCACCAGCGAGCAGAGATCGTTGGAGATGCGCTCGGGCAGCATCGGCACCACGCGATCGGGGAAATACACCGAGTTGCCGCGCGTCAGCGCGTCACGATCGAGCGCTGAGCCGGGCCGCACATAGAAGGCGACGTCGGCAATCGCGACATGGACGATGTAGCCGCCTCTGTTGTTCGGATCGGGGTCGAGCGCGGCATGCACAGCGTCGTCATGATCTTTCGCGTCGGGCGGATCGATGGTGACGAGCGGCAGCTCGCGCCAGTCCTCGCGGCCTTTCAGTGCCGCAGGCTCGGCGGCCTCGGCCTCGCGCACCGCGCTCGGCGAGAACGCTTGCGGGATTTCGTGGGCGTGGATCGCGATCAGGCTGATCGCCTTTTCGCTCGACAGCGAGCCCAGCCGCTCCTTCACCTTGCCGGAGGCGAGGCCATAGCCGCGCCCGCGAATGAGATCGACGCTGACGAGGTCGCCATCCTCGGCGCCGCCGGTGTCCGACGGCGCGATGTTCAATTCGCGTCCGGCCTGCTTCTTGTCGACAGGTACGAGCCGGCCGCCGCCGCCAGGCAGGTCGCGGAAAATGCCGAGCAGGCGCGTGCGGGCCTGATCGATGATCTTGATGATGCGCCCGCGATAGGGGGCGACCTCCCCATCATCAGCCTTTTCGATCCGCAGCAGGGCCCGGTCGCCGACACCCGCGGCGGTGCCGGGTTGCAGACGGCGCGGGACGTGGATGCGTATCTTCGGCGCGGGGCCGTTTTCCTCGGTGTCCCATTCGGTGGGAGTGGCGAGCAATTCGCCATCGGTGTCGCGGCCGGTGATGTCGGCGATCACCGTCGGGGGCAGGAGAGCCGTCTCGTGGATTTTCCGGCCGCGCTTGGCGATGGCGCCTTCGTCGGCGAGTTCGCGCAGGATGCGCTTTAGCTCAGCGCGGTCGGCATTCTTCAGGCCGAACTCGCGGGCGATTTCCCGCGTGCCGATCTTGCCTGGATTCGCACGGATAAAGGCGACGATGGCGTCCCGGCCTGGAAAACCATTGTCGTGTTTTCTCTTCACTTATCCCCGGGCCTTGCCCGCGCTCTTCTTCGCAGGCGTCTTGGGTGCGGGCTTTGCCGCCGATGTCTTGGCGGCGGATGCGACCGGGGCGCGCGCCTTGCTGACGGCTTCCGATTTCGGCTTCGCCGCGGCTTTCTTCACTGCCGCCTTCTTGGCCGGCTTTGGCGCGCCGGGATCGGCAGCTTTGGCTGCTGCCTTCTTTGGCGCGGCCTTCTTCTTGGCGCCGCGCTTCGGCTTGCCGCCGCCCTTGGCGGCGCGCTCGTCGATCAGCGCAACGGCTTCAGCGAGCGTAATAGTGTCCGGCGTCTTGTCGCTCGGGATCGTGGCGTTGACGCCGCCGGCCGTCACGTAGGCGCCATAGCGGCCGTTCTTGACAGCGACGCCGCCAAGGCTCGGATGCTCGCCGAGCGGCTTGCCGGGATCGGCGCCGAAGCGGCGGCCGCTCGGGCCCTTTGCGATCTTCTCGGCAATCAGCGTCACCGCGCGATTGAGGCCGATGTCGAACACCTCGTCGCCGGCTTCCAGGCTCGCATAGGTCTTTTCGTGACGCACGAACGGGCCAAAGCGGCCGATGCCGGCAGTGATCGGCTCGCCGGTTTCCGGATGTTTTCCGATTTCACGCGGCAGCGACAGCAGTTTCAATGCGAGCTCAAGCTCCATGTCGCCGGGCGACATGTTCTTCGGGATGCCGGCGCGCCGGGGCTTTTCGCCCTCGGCATAGTCCTTCTGTTCGCCGAGCTGGATATAGGGCCCGAAACGTCCGGCCTTCACCGTCACGTCGAGATCGGTCTCCGGGTCCTTGCCGAGAACGCGGTCG
This window harbors:
- the rnr gene encoding ribonuclease R; its protein translation is MKRKHDNGFPGRDAIVAFIRANPGKIGTREIAREFGLKNADRAELKRILRELADEGAIAKRGRKIHETALLPPTVIADITGRDTDGELLATPTEWDTEENGPAPKIRIHVPRRLQPGTAAGVGDRALLRIEKADDGEVAPYRGRIIKIIDQARTRLLGIFRDLPGGGGRLVPVDKKQAGRELNIAPSDTGGAEDGDLVSVDLIRGRGYGLASGKVKERLGSLSSEKAISLIAIHAHEIPQAFSPSAVREAEAAEPAALKGREDWRELPLVTIDPPDAKDHDDAVHAALDPDPNNRGGYIVHVAIADVAFYVRPGSALDRDALTRGNSVYFPDRVVPMLPERISNDLCSLVPGQPRGALAVRMVIGPDGRKRSHSFHRVLMRSAAKLHYAQAQAAIDGRPDDTTGPLLEPILKPLYTAYALVKLARDERDPLDLDLPERKILLKADGSVDRVIVPERLDAHRLIEEFMILANVAAAEMLEKKALPLIYRVHDEPTLEKVHNLQEFLKTLDLPFAKTGALRPSLFNRVLVQVRGEDYEPLVNEVVLRSQAQAEYSAENYGHFGLNLRRYAHFTSPIRRYADLIVHRALIRALGLGEGALPEAETLETLSEVAAQISVTERRAMKAERETADRLIAHFLADRIGATFQGRISGVTRAGLFVKLSDTGADGLIPIRTLGTEYYNYDETRHALVGSRSGAMHRLGDVVDVRLVEAAPVAGALRFELLSEGQVIPRGRKRDGPKAPSKSHPGRSPRDKVRKPHKGKSGKAKPGKSKKGKSWKR